A single window of Polaribacter sp. SA4-10 DNA harbors:
- a CDS encoding RsmB/NOP family class I SAM-dependent RNA methyltransferase, with the protein MRLHRNLTFAVIDSIRDIFNEGVYADKAVEKALKRDKRWGARDRKFVAETIYEIVRWNRLYAEIAEVKAPFDRDNIWRIFSVWCILRGIPLPDWNQIGDVPERKIKGRFAELSRTRKYRESIPDWMDELCVSELGEDLWTKEIAALNQQAKVILRTNTLNISREILQKKLHAENVITEFVPNHPDALILPERANVFKTEAFHNGFFEVQDASSQLVAAYLDVKPGMKVIDTCAGAGGKTLHLSALMENKGQIIAMDIYESKLRKLKVRAKRNKAHNIDMRVIDSTKPIKKLHGKADRVLIDAPCSGLGVIRRNPDSKWKLQPEFIDNIKKIQQEILQSYSTMVKPGGKMVYATCSILPSENQEQVKTFLTSEAGKEFIFVSDKKVLAHTSGFDGFYMALLERK; encoded by the coding sequence ATGAGATTACATAGAAATTTAACTTTTGCAGTTATAGATAGTATTCGTGATATTTTTAACGAAGGCGTTTATGCAGATAAAGCTGTAGAAAAAGCATTAAAAAGAGATAAACGTTGGGGAGCAAGAGATAGAAAGTTTGTTGCAGAAACTATCTATGAAATTGTTAGATGGAATCGTTTATATGCAGAAATTGCTGAAGTAAAAGCACCTTTTGATAGAGATAATATTTGGAGAATATTTTCTGTTTGGTGTATTTTAAGAGGAATTCCTTTACCAGATTGGAACCAAATTGGTGATGTACCCGAAAGAAAAATTAAAGGTCGTTTTGCAGAACTGTCTAGAACAAGAAAATACAGAGAATCTATTCCAGATTGGATGGATGAATTGTGTGTTTCTGAATTAGGAGAAGATCTTTGGACCAAAGAAATAGCCGCTTTAAATCAGCAAGCAAAAGTAATTTTAAGAACAAATACATTAAATATTTCTAGAGAAATTCTACAAAAAAAGTTACATGCAGAAAATGTAATTACAGAATTTGTTCCTAATCATCCAGATGCTTTAATTTTACCAGAAAGGGCAAATGTTTTTAAAACAGAAGCTTTTCATAATGGATTTTTTGAAGTACAAGATGCTTCTTCTCAATTAGTTGCTGCATATTTAGACGTAAAACCAGGTATGAAAGTTATTGATACATGTGCTGGTGCAGGAGGTAAAACATTGCATTTGTCTGCTTTAATGGAAAATAAAGGGCAAATTATTGCAATGGATATTTACGAAAGTAAATTACGTAAATTAAAAGTTCGTGCAAAAAGAAACAAAGCGCATAATATAGATATGCGTGTTATAGATTCTACAAAACCTATAAAAAAATTACACGGTAAAGCTGATAGAGTTTTAATAGATGCTCCATGTTCTGGATTAGGTGTTATTCGTAGAAATCCAGATTCTAAATGGAAATTACAACCTGAATTTATAGACAATATTAAAAAAATACAACAAGAAATATTGCAAAGTTATTCTACAATGGTAAAACCAGGTGGAAAAATGGTGTATGCAACTTGTTCTATTTTACCATCAGAAAATCAAGAACAAGTTAAGACTTTCTTAACATCTGAAGCCGGAAAAGAGTTTATATTTGTATCAGACAAAAAGGTATTAGCACATACTTCTGGTTTTGACGGATTTTATATGGCGCTTTTAGAAAGAAAATAA
- a CDS encoding DEAD/DEAH box helicase, whose product MSTFLELGLKEPINKALTDLGYEEPTVIQEKAIPQIISSKDDLKAFAQTGTGKTAAFSLPILELLDESNGNVQAIILSPTRELAVQIGNNIKDFCKYLPDVKVTTVYGGSSMEDQIRSLKRGSQIVVGTPGRTVDLIKRRALKLGNVQWLVLDEADEMLNMGFKDELDKVLEATPDTKQTLLFSATFPREVESIARNYMTNPIEITSGQKNQGSDNVSHEYYSVTERTRYPALKRIADLNPDIYAIIFCRTRRETQEVADNLIKDGYSADALHGDLSQGQRDSVMGKFRKKTIQILVATDVAARGLDVTELTHVLNHKLPDQIENYTHRSGRTGRAGNKGISIVLVNGKEKGKLRQIEKIIQKKFVETKVPTGKEIVQNQLMNLIDKVQVTEVNESEINEFLPSIYEKLEGLDREQLIQKFVSLEFNTMLKYYENAKDLNDLSSKDNSRARATDENMTRFFINIGRKDNLNPGKLIGLINEQNIGDKVEIGSIDILDTFSFFEIDKNYEDKTLEAFSSNQPDFDGRSVNIEITKKDRGGSGGRRGGGGRKPFGNKKEGGFGRKRDSDGPSSRRSDSSSSRGRTSDRPDRNSGADRNSGGFGRRRKER is encoded by the coding sequence ATGTCAACATTTTTAGAGTTAGGTTTAAAAGAACCTATCAACAAAGCATTAACAGATTTAGGGTATGAAGAACCAACTGTTATTCAAGAAAAAGCAATTCCACAAATTATTTCTTCAAAAGACGATTTAAAGGCATTTGCACAAACTGGTACAGGTAAAACTGCTGCCTTTAGTTTACCAATACTAGAGCTTTTAGATGAAAGTAATGGTAATGTACAAGCAATTATATTATCTCCAACAAGAGAGTTAGCTGTACAAATTGGTAATAATATAAAAGACTTTTGTAAATATCTACCTGATGTTAAGGTAACAACTGTTTATGGAGGTTCTAGTATGGAAGATCAAATTAGATCTCTAAAAAGAGGGTCTCAAATTGTTGTTGGAACTCCTGGTAGAACAGTAGATTTAATTAAAAGAAGAGCTTTAAAATTAGGAAACGTTCAATGGCTTGTTTTAGATGAAGCTGATGAGATGTTAAACATGGGTTTTAAAGATGAATTAGATAAAGTCTTAGAAGCTACACCAGACACAAAACAAACACTATTATTTTCTGCAACATTTCCTAGAGAAGTAGAATCTATTGCTAGAAACTACATGACCAACCCTATAGAAATTACTTCGGGTCAAAAGAATCAAGGTTCAGATAATGTAAGTCACGAGTATTATTCTGTTACAGAAAGAACACGTTACCCAGCTTTAAAAAGGATTGCAGATTTAAATCCTGATATTTATGCAATCATTTTTTGTAGAACTCGTAGAGAAACACAAGAGGTTGCAGACAATTTAATTAAAGACGGTTATAGTGCAGATGCTTTGCATGGAGATTTATCTCAAGGGCAAAGAGATTCTGTAATGGGTAAATTTAGAAAGAAAACAATTCAAATATTAGTTGCTACAGATGTTGCAGCTCGTGGACTGGATGTTACTGAATTAACACATGTATTAAATCATAAGTTACCAGATCAAATAGAAAACTACACACATAGAAGTGGTAGAACTGGTAGAGCTGGAAATAAAGGAATTTCTATTGTTTTAGTTAATGGAAAAGAGAAAGGTAAATTACGCCAAATCGAAAAAATCATTCAAAAGAAATTTGTAGAAACAAAAGTTCCTACGGGTAAAGAAATTGTTCAAAATCAATTAATGAATTTAATTGATAAGGTGCAAGTTACTGAAGTAAATGAATCTGAAATTAACGAGTTCTTACCAAGTATTTACGAAAAGTTAGAAGGCTTAGATAGAGAACAGTTAATTCAAAAATTTGTTTCATTAGAATTTAACACAATGTTAAAGTACTATGAAAATGCAAAAGATTTAAATGACTTGTCTTCAAAAGATAACTCTAGAGCAAGAGCTACAGATGAAAACATGACTCGCTTCTTTATCAATATTGGTAGAAAAGACAATTTGAATCCTGGTAAATTAATTGGTTTAATTAACGAACAAAATATTGGAGATAAAGTTGAAATTGGTTCTATAGATATTTTAGACACTTTTTCTTTCTTTGAAATTGATAAAAATTACGAGGACAAAACATTAGAAGCTTTCTCTTCTAATCAACCAGATTTTGATGGTCGTTCTGTAAATATAGAAATCACTAAAAAAGATCGTGGCGGTAGCGGCGGACGAAGAGGTGGTGGAGGTAGAAAACCTTTTGGTAATAAAAAAGAAGGTGGATTTGGAAGAAAAAGAGATTCAGATGGACCTTCATCTAGAAGAAGTGATTCTTCTTCTAGTAGAGGAAGAACTTCTGACAGACCAGACAGAAATTCTGGTGCAGATAGAAATTCTGGTGGTTTTGGAAGAAGACGTAAAGAAAGATAG
- a CDS encoding endonuclease — protein MKKILLFLSVFFTLLINAQAESYYNDVDLTADGLSLKENLATKTINAHTNILSYGWDALKATDVNPENSSEVLLIYGYSSSGTTARTRGINDNSGDQGDWNREHTYAKSLGNPNLGTSGPGADAHHLRPSDVQYNSQRGSLKFANGSGNSGSVSGGWYPGEEWKGDISRMMMYMYLRYGNQCLPKGVGVGNVNSIDANMIDLFLEWNAADPVSDFERQRNTYHDSNENYSQGNRNPFIDNAYLATRIWGGTPAEDSWGIYTSNDNEAPTVPTNVALSNATTSTIDASWTASEDNEAVSKYEVYANGTLNGETASTNYTLTGLSSNTSYAVTILAKDIANNKSDQSTAVNGTTLTDNEAPTVPTNITISNQTGASFRVNWTASTDNSTVTAYEVFIDGALNGSTANTSYDVTGLAISTTYSVRVLAKDSASNMSEQSTAVNGTTSDGSSDVSELFFSEYVEGSVENKALEIVNLTSNNIDLSPYTIKRQSEGNWESPLQLVGSITINDVYVIINGSTTLTKLHEEKDLEVADVTPMNFNGNDRVGLFKNDVLIDIIGDLDGTDMFAQNITLRRNNDITEPNTEYSEQGEWSYFPSNTVSDIGNYNGTLSVKDNSILNTFKIYPNPTNGNTIYIKTSNNTDVHIYNVLGKIVKSVKITANKNSIDVSKLSKGIYIVKMSIDNKSITKKLIKN, from the coding sequence ATGAAAAAAATACTACTTTTCTTATCAGTCTTTTTTACTTTATTAATAAATGCGCAAGCAGAATCTTATTATAACGATGTAGACCTAACTGCTGACGGCTTAAGTCTAAAAGAAAACTTAGCAACTAAAACGATAAATGCGCATACAAATATTTTATCTTATGGTTGGGACGCACTAAAAGCTACGGATGTAAATCCAGAGAATAGTTCAGAAGTTTTATTAATTTATGGATATTCATCAAGCGGAACAACCGCAAGAACAAGAGGAATAAATGACAATAGTGGAGATCAAGGAGATTGGAATAGGGAACATACCTACGCAAAATCTTTAGGAAACCCAAATCTTGGTACTTCTGGTCCTGGAGCAGATGCACATCATTTACGTCCTTCAGATGTTCAATACAATAGTCAAAGAGGAAGCTTAAAATTTGCAAATGGTTCTGGTAATTCAGGCAGTGTTTCTGGAGGTTGGTACCCTGGTGAAGAATGGAAAGGTGATATTTCAAGAATGATGATGTATATGTATTTGCGTTACGGCAATCAATGTCTACCAAAAGGAGTAGGTGTGGGTAATGTAAATAGTATAGATGCAAATATGATTGATCTTTTTTTAGAATGGAATGCAGCAGATCCTGTTTCTGATTTTGAAAGACAAAGAAATACTTATCACGATTCAAATGAGAACTATTCTCAAGGAAATAGAAATCCATTTATAGACAACGCTTATTTAGCAACTAGAATTTGGGGAGGAACACCTGCGGAAGATTCTTGGGGGATTTATACTTCTAATGATAATGAAGCACCAACAGTGCCCACAAATGTTGCCCTTAGTAATGCAACTACTTCTACTATAGATGCTAGTTGGACTGCTTCTGAAGATAATGAAGCAGTATCAAAATATGAAGTATATGCTAATGGAACGTTAAACGGAGAAACTGCGTCTACAAACTATACCTTAACGGGTTTAAGCTCTAACACTTCTTATGCGGTTACAATTTTAGCAAAAGATATTGCCAATAATAAATCTGATCAATCTACAGCCGTCAATGGAACTACGTTAACAGATAATGAAGCACCAACTGTGCCTACAAACATTACCATATCCAATCAAACAGGAGCAAGCTTTAGAGTTAACTGGACTGCTTCTACAGATAATTCTACTGTAACGGCTTATGAAGTTTTTATTGACGGAGCGCTAAACGGATCTACTGCGAATACTAGTTATGATGTTACCGGTTTAGCCATTTCCACAACTTACAGTGTACGTGTTTTAGCTAAAGATTCTGCAAGTAATATGTCTGAACAATCTACAGCTGTTAATGGAACTACTTCAGACGGTAGTAGTGATGTCTCAGAATTGTTTTTCTCGGAATACGTTGAAGGTTCTGTAGAAAACAAAGCTTTAGAAATTGTAAATTTAACAAGTAACAACATCGATTTATCTCCGTATACCATCAAAAGACAATCCGAAGGCAATTGGGAAAGTCCATTACAATTAGTAGGAAGTATTACTATTAATGATGTGTATGTAATTATAAACGGATCTACGACCTTAACTAAATTACATGAGGAAAAAGATTTGGAAGTTGCAGACGTAACACCGATGAATTTTAATGGCAATGATAGAGTTGGTCTTTTTAAAAATGATGTTTTAATAGATATTATTGGAGATTTAGATGGTACAGATATGTTTGCGCAAAATATAACATTACGAAGAAATAACGATATAACAGAACCAAACACAGAATATAGCGAGCAAGGTGAATGGAGTTATTTCCCTTCTAACACAGTAAGTGATATTGGTAATTACAATGGTACCTTAAGTGTTAAAGATAATAGTATTTTAAACACGTTTAAAATCTATCCAAACCCAACAAACGGAAATACAATTTACATTAAAACAAGCAACAATACAGATGTTCATATTTACAATGTATTAGGTAAAATTGTAAAGTCTGTAAAAATAACAGCAAACAAAAATAGCATAGATGTCTCTAAGTTATCGAAAGGAATATATATCGTGAAAATGAGTATTGATAATAAATCAATTACTAAAAAATTGATTAAAAATTAA
- the purL gene encoding phosphoribosylformylglycinamidine synthase, with translation MIHFFGNKDSKVFAVQTTKDLAKTTITKLTWLFANQPKIEETSIDAFFVGPRGAMITPWSTNAVEITQNMGIKDIIRIEEFVTSTEDFTDFDPMISEKFNGLHQESFTIEIKPEAILDIEDIAAYNSEEGLSLSDEEVAYLESVATKIGRKLTDSEVFGFSQVNSEHCRHKIFNGTFVIDGEEMPTSLFKLIKETSKQFPNDIVSAYKDNVAFIKGPKVEQFAPKTADKPDFYQTEDFNSVISIKAETHNFPTTVEPFNGAATGSGGEIRDRLAGGKGSLPLAGTAVYMTSYSRLEASIDSVKNTRYWENKFEARDWLYQTPMDILIKASNGASDFGNKFGQPLITGSVLTFEHEENSSSSASKPRKLGYDKVIMQAGGIGYGKADQALKDTPKEGDKIVILGGENYRIGMGGAAVSSADTGALDSGIELNAVQRSNPEMQKRAANAIRGMVESEENFIVSIHDHGAGGHLNCLSELVEDTGGKIDLDKLPIGDPTLSAKEIIGNESQERMGLVIAEEHLDTLHKIADRERSPIYDVGEVTGNNRFTFESKSTGEKPMDLALEDMFGASPKTVLTDKTVKRNYKNSRYKVKNFKNYLTQVLQLEAVACKDWLTNKVDRCVGGKVAKQQCVGPLQIPLNNVGVMALDYNGKEGVATSIGHSPISGLIDPAAGSRNAITESLTNIIWAPLKENLKSVSLSANWMWPCKNEGEDARLYKAVKAVSEFSIDLGINVPTGKDSLSMKQKYADDEVIAPGTVIISAAGNCNEISKVVEPLLKVDGGNIYYINISQDEFKLGGSSFYQVLNTIGNEAPDVKNAAFVKNTFNTIQELIKADKITAGHDVASGGLITTLLEMCFADVNLGADFNISSLNEEDAIKVLFAENSGIVFQADASVETILSENNIEFFNIGTANNSGTVNIQNSEEKFTFDVAEMRDVWYKTSFLLDQKQTANNLAQDRFDNYKNQPLSYKFPENFTGKLPVIASGTKQSRPKAAIIREKGSNSEREMANAMYLAGFDVKDVHMTDLISGRETLEDIQFIGAVGGFSNSDVLGSAKGWAGAFLYNAKAKKALKNFFKREDTLSVGICNGAQLWMELDLINPEHKVHGKLVHNDSKKHESSFTSVKIQENDSVMLSSLAGTELGVWISHGEGKFNLPEAEENYNIVAKYGYEGYPNNPNGSDFNTAMLCDKTGRHLVTMPHIERSTFQWNWANYPEGRKDEVSPWLAAFVNAKNWIENK, from the coding sequence ATGATTCATTTCTTTGGAAATAAAGACAGTAAAGTTTTCGCTGTTCAAACAACAAAAGATTTAGCGAAGACAACAATTACTAAACTGACTTGGTTATTTGCTAATCAACCAAAAATAGAAGAAACATCCATCGATGCTTTTTTTGTTGGTCCAAGAGGAGCAATGATTACTCCTTGGAGTACAAATGCAGTTGAAATTACTCAGAATATGGGGATTAAAGATATCATCAGGATTGAAGAATTTGTTACTTCTACTGAAGATTTTACTGATTTTGACCCAATGATTTCTGAAAAATTTAATGGTTTACATCAAGAGTCATTTACAATCGAGATCAAACCAGAGGCAATTTTAGATATTGAAGATATTGCTGCATATAATAGTGAAGAAGGTTTATCACTAAGTGATGAAGAAGTAGCCTACTTAGAAAGTGTTGCTACAAAAATTGGAAGAAAATTAACAGATTCTGAAGTATTTGGATTTAGCCAAGTAAACTCAGAACACTGTAGACATAAAATATTTAACGGAACTTTTGTTATTGATGGAGAAGAAATGCCAACATCATTATTTAAATTAATAAAAGAAACGTCTAAACAGTTTCCAAACGATATTGTTTCTGCATATAAAGATAATGTTGCTTTTATAAAAGGCCCAAAAGTGGAACAATTTGCTCCTAAAACAGCAGACAAACCAGACTTTTATCAAACAGAAGATTTTAATTCTGTAATTTCTATAAAAGCAGAAACACACAATTTCCCAACAACAGTAGAGCCTTTTAATGGAGCTGCAACTGGTTCTGGTGGTGAAATTAGAGATCGACTTGCAGGAGGAAAAGGTTCTTTACCTTTAGCAGGAACTGCTGTTTACATGACTTCTTATTCTCGTTTAGAAGCTTCTATAGATTCAGTTAAAAACACAAGATATTGGGAAAACAAATTTGAAGCTAGAGATTGGTTATACCAAACTCCAATGGATATTTTAATAAAAGCTTCTAATGGAGCATCCGATTTTGGAAACAAATTTGGACAACCATTAATTACGGGTTCTGTATTAACTTTTGAACATGAAGAAAACTCTTCTTCTAGTGCATCTAAACCAAGAAAATTAGGGTATGATAAAGTAATCATGCAAGCGGGTGGAATTGGTTATGGAAAAGCAGATCAAGCATTAAAAGATACTCCAAAAGAAGGAGACAAAATTGTAATTTTAGGTGGTGAAAACTACAGAATTGGAATGGGTGGCGCTGCAGTTTCTTCTGCAGATACAGGTGCATTAGATTCCGGTATTGAATTAAATGCGGTACAACGTTCGAATCCAGAAATGCAAAAACGTGCTGCAAATGCAATTCGTGGAATGGTAGAAAGTGAAGAAAACTTTATTGTTTCTATTCACGATCATGGTGCTGGTGGACATTTAAATTGTTTATCAGAACTCGTAGAAGATACAGGTGGTAAAATCGATTTAGATAAATTACCAATTGGAGACCCTACATTATCAGCAAAAGAAATTATTGGTAACGAATCTCAAGAAAGAATGGGATTGGTTATTGCTGAAGAACATTTAGATACTTTACATAAAATTGCAGATAGAGAGCGTTCTCCTATTTATGATGTTGGTGAAGTTACAGGAAATAACCGTTTTACTTTTGAATCTAAATCAACAGGTGAAAAACCAATGGATTTAGCTTTAGAAGACATGTTTGGTGCTTCTCCTAAAACGGTGTTAACAGATAAGACTGTAAAAAGAAACTATAAGAATTCTAGATATAAAGTTAAGAATTTTAAAAACTATTTAACGCAAGTTTTACAATTAGAAGCGGTTGCTTGTAAAGATTGGTTAACAAACAAAGTAGACAGATGTGTTGGTGGTAAAGTTGCCAAACAACAATGTGTTGGTCCGTTACAAATTCCGTTGAACAACGTTGGTGTAATGGCGTTAGATTACAATGGAAAAGAAGGCGTTGCAACCTCAATTGGGCACTCGCCTATTTCTGGCTTAATTGATCCTGCTGCAGGAAGTAGAAATGCAATTACAGAATCTTTAACAAATATTATTTGGGCACCTTTAAAAGAGAACTTAAAGAGCGTGTCGCTCTCTGCAAACTGGATGTGGCCTTGTAAAAATGAAGGTGAAGATGCTCGTTTATACAAAGCAGTAAAAGCAGTTTCAGAATTTTCTATAGATTTAGGAATCAATGTTCCTACCGGAAAAGATTCTTTATCAATGAAGCAAAAATATGCTGATGATGAAGTAATTGCTCCAGGAACTGTTATTATTTCAGCTGCAGGAAACTGTAATGAAATAAGTAAAGTTGTGGAACCTCTTTTAAAAGTTGATGGAGGAAACATCTATTATATTAATATTTCTCAAGATGAATTTAAATTAGGTGGAAGTTCTTTTTACCAAGTTTTAAATACGATTGGTAATGAAGCTCCTGATGTAAAAAATGCTGCTTTTGTAAAAAACACTTTTAATACAATTCAAGAATTAATTAAAGCGGATAAAATTACTGCAGGACATGATGTTGCTTCTGGTGGTTTAATTACAACTTTATTAGAAATGTGTTTTGCGGATGTTAATTTAGGAGCAGATTTTAACATCTCATCATTAAATGAAGAAGATGCTATAAAGGTTTTATTTGCTGAAAATTCAGGAATTGTTTTTCAAGCAGATGCTTCTGTAGAAACAATTTTATCAGAAAATAACATTGAATTTTTCAATATTGGAACCGCAAACAATTCAGGAACTGTAAACATTCAAAATAGTGAAGAAAAATTCACCTTTGATGTTGCTGAAATGAGAGATGTTTGGTATAAAACTTCTTTCTTATTAGATCAAAAACAAACGGCTAATAATTTAGCTCAAGATCGTTTTGATAATTATAAAAATCAGCCTTTATCGTATAAATTTCCAGAGAACTTTACAGGAAAACTTCCTGTCATTGCGAGTGGAACGAAGCAATCTCGTCCCAAAGCAGCAATTATTCGTGAAAAAGGTTCAAATTCTGAACGTGAAATGGCGAATGCAATGTATTTAGCTGGTTTTGATGTAAAAGATGTTCACATGACAGATTTAATTTCTGGTCGTGAAACTTTAGAAGACATTCAGTTTATTGGTGCTGTAGGTGGTTTTTCTAATTCAGATGTTTTAGGTTCTGCTAAAGGTTGGGCTGGTGCATTTTTATACAATGCAAAAGCAAAGAAAGCTTTAAAGAACTTCTTTAAGAGAGAAGACACTTTATCTGTTGGTATTTGTAACGGAGCACAATTATGGATGGAATTAGATTTAATTAATCCTGAACATAAAGTACATGGTAAATTAGTTCATAATGATTCTAAAAAACATGAAAGTTCTTTTACTTCTGTAAAAATTCAAGAAAATGATTCTGTAATGTTATCTAGTTTAGCAGGCACAGAATTAGGCGTATGGATTTCTCATGGAGAAGGAAAATTCAATTTACCAGAAGCAGAAGAAAACTATAATATTGTAGCAAAATACGGTTATGAAGGATACCCGAACAACCCAAATGGATCTGATTTTAACACCGCGATGTTGTGTGATAAAACGGGAAGACATTTAGTTACAATGCCACATATTGAGCGTTCTACTTTCCAATGGAATTGGGCAAACTATCCAGAAGGCAGAAAAGATGAAGTTTCTCCTTGGTTAGCAGCTTTTGTAAATGCTAAAAATTGGATTGAAAACAAATAA
- a CDS encoding endonuclease: protein MVKKLLLLIFITSFSVSFSQESYYNDVDLTLAGIQLKDELAAKTIAAHTNILPYTSSSPDTWDAVIATDAYVNASFQGDVILFYGWENGSDSDITNDYSRDERLQDIGDGDSFVWNREHVFPKSLANPPLDTDIPGPATDAHHLRAADRTRNSTRNNRKYGRGTGNSKFSTDTFPGLDGPNTSAWYPGDEWKGDAARMLMYMYIHYGSVCLPSDVGVGSNEFTEDNMIDLFLQWNVDDPVSDIEIARNTYHENTTNGAAQGNRNPFIDNPYLATRIWGGNSAEDRWDYYKKTDIEAPTTPSNVTLSNIDLNSIDISWNPSTDNKGVTGYNVFVDGVLEAQTTNTNVTISDLNTNTTYSFTILAKDLINNMSPLSAAVNGTTDGDTQAPTIPSNVLVSNETDSSFKVSWSASTDNNSISGYEVFVDGNLNATTTALFYTVAGLNTSTTYTVEVLATDSDNNKSAKSNAVTATTTAGTSNGITELFISEYVEGSSNEKAIEIVNLTGSTINLADYSIQKQSNGGAWVDNYPLGNSSIIPGDVFVIAYADVTEPELLNEADLFGPPNIETSPYGYGSPLNFNGNDPVGLYKNGILIDIIGEEGNSSDHIQNKTYRRKATISETNTTFNIAEWDILDANTFDGIGSHSSTLSTKNVVFESFKMFPNPANGNSVYFSVTEDATINIYTVLGKTVATSEVTKSNNTIDISKLAKGIYLVKINSGKQFITKKLIKN from the coding sequence ATGGTAAAAAAACTACTCTTATTAATTTTTATTACATCATTTTCAGTCTCTTTTTCTCAAGAGTCTTACTATAATGATGTAGATCTAACATTAGCTGGAATTCAACTTAAAGATGAATTAGCAGCTAAAACAATAGCAGCACATACAAATATACTACCATACACTAGCAGTTCTCCTGATACTTGGGACGCGGTTATAGCAACAGATGCCTACGTAAATGCAAGTTTTCAAGGAGATGTTATTTTATTTTATGGTTGGGAAAATGGCTCGGATTCCGACATTACAAATGACTATTCTAGGGATGAAAGATTGCAAGATATTGGAGACGGAGATAGTTTTGTTTGGAACAGAGAACATGTTTTCCCTAAGTCTTTGGCAAATCCACCATTAGATACAGACATTCCTGGCCCAGCTACTGATGCACACCATTTAAGAGCTGCGGATAGAACCCGTAATTCAACAAGAAACAACAGAAAATACGGCAGAGGGACTGGTAACTCCAAGTTCTCTACCGATACTTTTCCTGGTTTAGACGGCCCAAACACATCCGCTTGGTATCCTGGTGATGAATGGAAAGGGGATGCAGCAAGAATGTTAATGTACATGTACATTCATTATGGCTCCGTTTGTTTGCCCTCTGATGTAGGCGTGGGTAGCAATGAGTTTACAGAAGATAATATGATTGATTTATTTTTACAATGGAATGTAGATGACCCTGTTTCGGATATTGAAATTGCTAGGAATACGTATCACGAAAATACAACAAATGGTGCTGCACAAGGAAATAGAAATCCATTTATAGACAACCCTTATTTAGCAACAAGAATTTGGGGTGGAAACTCTGCAGAAGATCGATGGGATTATTATAAAAAAACAGATATAGAAGCACCAACTACTCCATCAAATGTTACGCTAAGTAACATTGATTTAAATTCTATTGATATTTCTTGGAATCCATCCACAGATAATAAGGGTGTAACAGGATACAATGTATTTGTAGATGGTGTTTTAGAAGCTCAAACAACCAATACCAATGTTACCATTTCTGATTTAAACACGAATACAACCTATAGTTTTACTATTCTTGCAAAAGACCTTATCAACAATATGTCCCCTTTAAGTGCTGCCGTAAATGGCACTACTGATGGCGACACACAGGCACCAACAATACCAAGCAATGTTCTTGTAAGCAATGAAACAGATTCTTCGTTTAAAGTTTCTTGGTCTGCTTCTACAGATAATAATAGTATTAGTGGTTATGAAGTCTTTGTTGATGGCAATTTGAATGCAACGACAACAGCTCTTTTTTACACCGTAGCCGGATTAAATACCTCTACAACCTATACCGTAGAAGTTTTAGCAACGGATTCAGACAATAATAAATCCGCTAAAAGTAATGCCGTAACTGCAACTACAACAGCCGGTACTTCTAACGGAATTACAGAATTATTTATTTCTGAATATGTTGAAGGAAGTAGTAATGAAAAAGCAATTGAAATTGTAAACCTTACAGGAAGTACCATAAATTTAGCAGACTATTCTATTCAGAAACAATCTAATGGTGGTGCTTGGGTAGATAATTATCCTTTAGGAAACTCCAGTATTATTCCTGGTGATGTTTTTGTTATTGCCTATGCTGATGTAACAGAACCAGAACTTTTAAATGAGGCTGATTTATTTGGGCCACCAAATATAGAAACTTCTCCTTATGGATATGGATCTCCTTTAAATTTTAATGGTAATGACCCAGTTGGTTTGTATAAAAATGGTATTTTAATAGATATTATTGGTGAAGAAGGTAATTCTAGTGATCATATTCAAAATAAAACATACAGAAGAAAAGCAACTATTTCTGAGACAAACACAACATTTAACATTGCTGAATGGGATATTTTAGATGCAAATACTTTTGATGGTATCGGTAGTCATTCTTCCACTTTAAGTACTAAAAATGTTGTTTTTGAATCATTTAAAATGTTTCCAAATCCAGCAAATGGAAATAGCGTTTATTTTAGTGTTACTGAAGATGCAACAATTAACATATACACTGTTTTAGGAAAAACAGTTGCAACATCAGAAGTAACAAAAAGTAACAATACTATTGATATTTCTAAATTAGCTAAAGGAATTTATTTAGTTAAAATTAATTCAGGCAAACAATTTATTACTAAGAAATTAATTAAAAACTAA